The window TTAGCATCTATGATGAAAGTTAATGCAACAGATGTTATTATTTCTTGTATGTCTTTAGGAATTATGGTTACTATGAACCAAAGATTAGATGCAGAAATATTAACTTTAGTAGCAGATGAGTTTGGATATAATGTGGAATTTGTTGGATTAGATTTAGAGGAAGCAGTCCAAGATGATAAAGATTTGGAAAAAAATTTACAACCTAGACCTCCAATTATTACTGTAATGGGACATGTCGATCATGGAAAAACATCTTTATTAGATCATATTAGAAAAACAAATGTAATTGCTGGGGAAGCTGGTGGTATTACTCAACATATAGCTGCTTACAGTGTAGCATGTTCAAATAAAGAAAGTATTACTTTTTTGGATACTCCAGGTCATGAAGCATTCACTGCTATGCGTGCAAGAGGGGCTCAAATAACAGATATTGCCATTATAGTTATTGCAGCGGATGATAAAGTTATGCCACAAACTAAAGAAGCTATTAGTCATGCTAAAGCAGCTAATGTTCCTATTATTTTTGTATTTAATAAAATGGATAAAATAAATGCAAATTCTGATAAAATTAGAGAACAATTAGCAAATTTAAATCTTTTAGTAGAGGAATGGGGAGGAAAATATACATCCCAAGAAATATCAGCAAAATTAGGAACTGGAGTCGATAAATTATTAGAAAAAGTTCTTTTGGTCGCTGAATTATTAGATTTAAAAGCAAATCCTAACAAACCTGCAATAGGAACAGTTATAGAAGCTTCTTTAGATAAAGGAAGAGGATATATTACGACTTTGCTGTTGCAAGGAGGAACATTAAAAGTTGGAGATTATGTATTAGCAGGAAGTAATCATGGAAAAGTAAAAAGTATTTTAGATGAACGAGGAAAATCTATTTCTTTAGCAGGGCCATCAAAACCTATTACTATATTAGGATTAAACGGAGCTCCTACTGCAGGAGATAAATTTAAAGTATTTAAAGATGAAAAAGAAGCAAAGCAACTTGCTTCCAGAAGAGAACAATTACAAAGAGAACAAAATATACGAGCTCAAAAACATCTTACATTAGATGAAATAGGAAGAAGAATAGCACTAGGAGATTTTAAAGAATTAAAAATAATTATTAAAGGAGATGTAGATGGTTCAGTAGAAGCTATTGCTGATGCTCTTCAAAAATTATCTACAAATACAATCATGATCAATATTATTTATAAAGGAGTTGGTCAAATAAAAGAATCTGATGTATTATTGGCAAGTGCTTCAGATGCGATTATAATAGGATTTAATGTACGTCCTAATATTGGAGCTAAAAATATAGAAAAAAAAGAAAATATAGAAATACGAACTTACTCTATTATATATGATGTCATTAATGATATTCAAGAAGCTATGGATGGGATGCTATCTCCTGAAATAAAAGAAAAAATTTTAGGAAATGCAGAAATAAGAGAAATTTTTAAAATACCAAAAACAGGAACTGTAGCTGGATGTATGGTTATAGAAGGAAAATTATCACGTCAAGCAAAAGTAAGATTAATTAGAGAAGGCATCGTGATCCATAATGGTGAATTTACTTCTCTTAAACGTTTTAAAGAAGATGTTAAAGAGGTTCATAAAGGATATGAATGTGGATTAGGAATAAAAAATTATCATAATCTAAAATCTGGAGACCTTGTAGAAGTTTATGAAGAGTTAGAAACAGTGAATAAAAGTTAATAACTATAATGTATAGAACACATAATTGCGGTGAATTGTGTAAAAAGGATATTGGAAAAGAAGTCATATTATCTGGATGGATTCAAAAAATAAGAAACTTAGGATCACTATTTTTTATAGATATTCGAGATTATTTTGGAATTACACAACTTATTTTTCCAAAAGAAAGGGTAAATATTTCCTTAGGTAAGGAATTTTTAATTAAAGTTATAGGGAAAGTAGTAGAAAGATTATCTAAAAATTACAATATTTATACAGGAGAAATAGAAATTTTAGTTTCTCATCTAGAAATATTAAATTATTCTTCCCCTATTCCTTTTTCTATAGAAAATAAAACAGATGGAAATGAGGAAATTAGAATGAGATATAGATATCTTGATTTAAGAAGAAATCCTATTAAAAATAATTTGATTCTTCGTCATGATATTGCTTTGGAAACACGAAATTTTCTTTCTAAGAATGGTTTTTTAGAAATCGAAACTCCTATATTGATAAATGAAACTCCAGAAGGGGCTAGAAGTTTTGTTGTTCCATCTAGAACACACGTTGGAAAATTTTATGCATTATCTCAATCTCCTCAACTATTTAAACAATTATTGATGATAGGTGGAATAGATAAATATTTTCAAATAGTAAAATGTTTTAGGGATGAAGATGCTCGTTCTGATAGACAAATAGAATTTACACAAATAGATTGTGAAATGTCTTTTGTAGAAGTGAATGACGTCTTAATTTTTTTTGAACATTTTGTAAAACATTTATTTAAAAAAATGAAGAATATTCAATTAGATCCTTTTCCTTGTATTTCCTATTATGATGCCATTAAAATGTATGGGACAGATAGTCCTGATATTCGTTTCGACATGTCATTTATAGAATTGAATGATTTAGTTCAAAAAAAAAATATCAATTTTTTAAAGGAGCAAGAATTGGTAATAGGGATAAAAGTAACAAAATGTAATAATATTCATGATAAAATTAATTTTTTTTTAAAAAAAATAAAGAATAAAAATTTTTTATGGATTCAATATTTACTGGATAAAACTTTTCTTTATTCTAAACAAAATTTTATGAATAAGGAATTTTTAAAAATTCTTGTAAAACGTTTTCAAGCTAAACCTGGTGATTTATTATTTATTTCTTTCGGAAAAAAAAGAAAAACAAGAGAAATACTTGGAAAAATACGTTTAGAAATAGCTCATTATTTAAATTTAATCAATTATAAAATTTTTAAACCCTTATGGATTATAGATTTACCTCTTTTTGAATGGGAAGAAAAATTTAAAAGGTATAAGGCTGTACATCATCCATTTACTAGTCCAAAAGAAGAAGATATTCATTTATTGGAAAAATCTCCAGAACATATTCGTTCTAAATCTTACGATTTAATTATAAATGGAATAGAAATTGGAGGTGGATCTATACGCATTCATAATAAAAATATACAAAATATAATTTTTAAACATTTAGGACTTTCTACAAAAGAAATAGAATCTAAATTCGGATTTTTTATCAAAGCTTTTGAATATGGTACTCCACCTCATGGAGGAATAGCTTTTGGTTTAGATAGATTTATGAATCTTTTGGAAGGAAATGATAATATAAAAAATTTCATAGCTTTTCCAAAAAATAATTATGGACAAGACATGATGATAAATGCCCCATCTTTTTTAAAAGATGAAAAATTAAAAGAATTACATTTGCGTTAAATTATTTTTATATCGTAAACAAGATTGTTTATATACAAAAATAGCTTCTTTTTGATTTTTCCAATTTCCTATTTTAACTTTTTTGTTTTCTAGATCTTTATAGACCGAAAAAAAATGTTCAATCTCTTTTTTAGTATGTAATGCTATCTCATCAATACTGTTTATTGTATTATAATTAGGATCAGCAATAGGAACGCAAATAATTTTTTCATCTTCTCCTTTTTCATCTATCATAAAAAAAATACCGATAGGTTTTACTTTTATTAAACAACCTGGAATTGTAGGTTCAGTCAAAAATACTAATACATCTAATGGATCTCCATCCATAGAAAGTGTTTTTGGAATAAAACCATAATCCGTTGGATAGCTCATAGGAGAGTATAAAACTCTATCTAATCTCATTCTATTATTTTTTTTATCAAATTCATATTTATTTCTACTTCCTTTTGGAATTTCAATAAATGCATCAAAATTTATTTTCATATTTTATAATTTTTATATTTTTGTATAACAGTTAAATTCTTCTAAATATAAAGCTACTTTTTTTGCGAAACCTCCACCTAAAACTCCATCTATTACACGATGATCATAAGAGTGGGATAAATAAATTTTGTGTCTTATGCCTATTAAGTCTCCATTTTGAGTTTCTATGATAGATAATTTTTTTTGTATTAACCCTATAGCCATAATAGCAACTTGTGGTTGATGTATAATAGGAGTTCCAAAAAGATTTCCAAAACTACCTATATTGCTAATAGTATAGGTTCCTCCTTGAGTTTCTTCAGGTTTTAATTTATTAGATTTTGCTCTTTTTATTAAATCATTAATAATTTTTATTAATCCTACTAAATTGTAAGAATCTGCATGTTTTATTACAGGAACAATTAAATTACCATTTGGTAAAGCTGTCGCTAATCCTATATGAATATTTTTTTTTTTGATTATATTCGTTCCATTAACAGATATATTAATCATAGGAAGATCCTTTATCGCTTTTACTACGCATTCTACAAAAACGGACATTAAAGTCAATTTTTCTCCCGTCTTTTTTTGAAAAGAATCTTTCATTTTTTCTCGCCATTTTATAATATTTGTTACATCCGCTTCAACAAAAGAAGTCACATGCGCAGATATATTTTTGCTAATCATCATATGTTCTGCAGTTAGTTTACGGATTCTATCCATTTTTTCTACAACTTCTTCGTTTTTTTTATTCTTATTTTTATTGCATGATAAAAAAATATTATCATATTTAGGTATAACAATTTTATTTTTTTTTATATGAATATATTTCAATATATCTTTTTTAGTAACACGTCCCCTTTCTCCAGTTCCTTCTATTGAATCCAATTCATAGTAATTAATTCCTTCTATATTAGCTATATTACGGACAAGAGGAGAATAAAAACGTTTATTATTTTCTTCTTTTTTTTCTATAGAAATATTTTTTTCCTCTATAGGAAATATTTTTAATTTTTCTTCCGTTTCTAAAATAGCTATTGAGCTTCCTACTTTAGCTATTTCATTAGGAAAAAATAATTTCTTTTTTAATATTCCATTTACTGGGGAAGAAATTTCAGAATCTACTTTATCCGTAGCTATTTCTACTAAAAGTTCTTCTTTTTTTATAAAATCTCCCTCTTCTTTTAACCAACGAATGATAGTAGCCTCAGCTATACTTTCACCCATGGCTGGAAGGGTCAAATTATACTCGGACATCTAGATAAATCGTTTATATTTGCAGATACAAATAAGATTTTTCTATATAATATAAATACTTATAAAATCAAAAATAATAAATTCATTTTAAAAAATGAAAATTCTTTCTTTAAATCAAATCAGAAAAGTAGATCAATACTGTATTGATTACGAATCTATTTCTTCTATAGAATTAATGGAAAGAGCATCTAAAAGGTGTTTTGATTGGATAATCAATAGTAAATGTTTTCAAGTTCTAAAAGAACCATTTATAATATTAGCAGGAAATGGAAATAATGGTGGAGATGGCCTTTCTTTAGCTAAAATGTTATATTTATACGGAGCAAAAGTTTCTGTATATGTAGTTAATATTTCTAATCACTGTTCAAATGAATTTTTAATAAATAAAAATAAAATATTAAGATATAGAATAGCATTTAAAACTATTGATGAAGGTCAAGAATTCCCATCTTTAGATAATAATAGTTATCTTATTGATGCTATTTTCGGAATAGGATTTAATCGTTCCATAAATAAATATTGGAAATTTTTTTTTAATTATATTAATGAAAAAAAATTTAAATCTGTGATATCTATAGACATTCCTTCTGGACTTTTTATAGAAAAAAATCATAAAAATTTTGAAGGAATAATAAAGGCTACTCATACTTTAACTTTTGAAGTTCCAAAATTACCTTTTTTTTTCCCTAGTTATTCCGATTATGTTGGAAAATGGCGTATTTTAAATATTGGATGGAAAAAACATTTTTTTAATAAAATACATACTAAAAATTTTTATATAGATAATGCATATATTCATACTATATATAAGAGAAAAAGAAAAAAATTTTCTCATAAAGGAAATTATGGACATGGAATTATTATAGGAGGAAGTTATGGAATGATGGGATCTGTTATACTTTCCGCAAAAGCAAGTTTTCGTGCTGGAATAGGAAAATTAAGTATATATGTACCATCTTGTGGATATAAAATTATACAAAAATCTATACCAGAAGCAATTGTAAAAACAGATATAAATAAATATTGTATTGGAAATATTATGATTTCTACTCCTACTGATATCAATGCAATAGGAATAGGTATGGGAATAGGAGAGCATCCAAAAACTGCATATGCTTTAGAATCTTTTTTATTAAAAAATAAAAAAATACCTATGATTATTGATGCAGATGCCATAAATATATTATCAAATAATCTATATTTATTGGATCTTCTTCCAAAAGAAACTATTCTTACTCCACATCCAAAAGAATTTTATAGATTATGTGGGGCATGGAAAAATGATTATCAAAAATTGAATATTTTAAAAAAAATGTCTAAAAAATATAAAATATTTATTGTATTAAAAGGTTCTCATACCGTAATTTCTACTCCTTATGGAAATTTATATTTTAATAGCACTGGAAATCCAGGAATGGCAACAGCTGGTAGTGGAGATGTTTTAACTGGTATGATTATGAGTTTATTATCTCAAAAATATTCTCCAAAAGAAGCATGTATTATGGGAGTTTATTTACATGGATTATCAGGAGATATAGTATCCAAAAAATCAAGCGAAGAATCGATCATTTCTCATGATATTATTAACCATATAGGAACAGCTTATCAGAAAATAAAAATTTAAAATTTATATTTTTTTGATGATGTATATCTTATATATTACAGTGTATAATAAGATTATTATTGTTGTTAACAAACTTATTTTAGCAATAAAATCCCCATGTTTGATATAAAAAGTTTTCTTTTTATTGAGATATATTCTATTGTACAAAATTCCTTCTATTCCATATGGAATAGAAGATATTATTTCTCCTTTTTCGTTTATACAACAAGAAATTCCTGTATTGGCAGATCTAGCTATGTATTTTCTATTTTCAATAGCTCTTAAACGTGCATAAAACATATGTTGTTTATGTCCCTCTGATGATCCCCACCATCCATCATTGGTAATAATAACCATCAATTCAGCATTTTTTTTAAAAAAATTAGAAACGTATTCTCCAAATACAGATTCATAACAGATAATAGGTGCTATTTTTATTCCTAAATAAGGATGTTTAAAAACAGAAGGATAATCTTGTTTACCAAGTTCCATTACAGTTCCTCCAAAATTAAGTAAAATATTTCCTAATATAGGAAAGAAAATTTTTTTATAAGGAAAAGTTTCTACTGCTGGGACTAATTTAGATTTATGATGATACTCTATATTTTCATTAGTTCCTATTTGAATAACTGAATTAAAAATATCTACCCATTTTGTATTGTTAGGAACAGTAGTTTTACTATTATTTTTTTTATACAATGTATATAACTCCATACCTGTAATAAATACAGTATTTGGTGATTTTTTTTTTAAATAATCTATAAATACAGAGATAATTCTATTTTTACTTATATTTTTTGTTGATATTTTATTTCCATTTCCGGGAAATGTAGTTTCAGGAGCTATTATTATGATGGATTTTTTAGATATTTTTTTATCTATTAATTTTTTTAATTTTAAAATTAGTTTATTTGTTGAAATTTTATATTTTTGATAATATGGATCAATATTAGGTTGTAAAATTAATGTATCTACATATTTTTCATATTTTTTACATTCATATTTTATATATATAATATTTGAAACAAAAATCAAAAAAAAAATTTGAGCTATATTAAAAAAAATTTTTTTATAAAAGAAAACTATATTTTTATTTTTTTTATATTCTAAAATAGATTCTATAAATACAATATTTACGATCCATATCCATATAGATCCTCCTAAAGTTCCAGTATATTCATACCATTGAATCCATTCTATATGATTAGAAAAACCATTTCCTAAATTTAACCATGGCCAAGATAATTCCCATTCTAAATGCATTTTTTCAAATAAAATCCACAAACAAACTAAAAATACGTACCCTATTTTTTTACTTTTTGTATATTTTTTTATACACGAATAACAAGTAAAAACAGTTGACATAAAGAAAGAATTAATCAATATAGGAATTAAATAAGCTTCTATAGCAAAAATTCCATTAGTTCTTTTTGCATAGGATAACCACGATGTAGAAATAGCATTCCATGTTAAAAAAGTAATAAAAGAAAAAATAAAAATGTAAAAAAAAGAATGATTTAAGCAATCTTCTATATATAATAAAGGAATAAAAGCTATAAATAAAAATATAGGATTCCCGCTCGTAGGCCAACCAAATACCAATAAAATACCTGAAAAAATACTATATAAAAAAAATTGAATTTTGTTTTTTTGTATCAAAATTGATTAAAAAAATGGAGCTGGCGGGATTCGAACCCGCGTCCAAACAAGTAGTCTAAAAGATTTCTACATACTTATCCAAAAAATATTTTTATCCGTATTTATTCAATTTTTGGATATTGAATAAAAACTTAGATTCAAAATATAGTTTTTAGAAAACTTAAGAATCATCTGTTTTCTTATCCTTAATATTTTTAGTATCTCTAAATCAGAAATTATAAGGATAAATCTCTGAGAGATATTTTGCTTCTGCGTTATTTTTGCAGATTAAGCTATAATGAATTTTACATTAAGCAGCAAAAGCGTACTGTTTTTCGCCGTTTATAATTTGTAACGCTTGATTAACGTGAATAACCTTACGTAACACGGTATGCTTTCTTTTATAACTAATCTTTGCTGTCAAATCCAAAATCAGCCCCTATACTTATGAAGATTAATTTAATTAAAATTTTTGAATTTATAAAAAATTGATCAATATTTAAATCAAACTAATTTTATCTGATGCATCTATTCTGATAAATAAAAATAATAAAATAGTGAAAGACCAAAGAGATGACCCTCCATAACTGAAAAAAGGGAGAACAATTCCTATTGTTGGGAAAAGCCCCATAACCATTCCTAAATTAATGATAAGATGAGTAAAAATCATATTTCCAACTGAATATCCGAAAATTCTTCCAAAAATATTTTTTTGTCTTTCAGATAAAAAATAAATACGACTAATAAATAATAAATAAAATATAATAAAAATAACACTTCCCATAAAACCCCATTCTTCTCCTACAGTACAAAAAATATAATCGGTATGCTGTTCAGGTACAAATTTTCCTTTTGTAACAGTTCCTTTTTGATATCCCTTTCCAAAAAATTTTCCAGAACCAATAGCTGTTTTTGAATATAATAGATTATATCCTACATTATCTCTATATTTTTTATCAAACTCATTCTGAAATATAATATTAATTCTATCTTTATGATGTTTTTTAAAAAATTTTTGAAAAAAAAATGGAGAAAAAATAGAAAAAATAGAAAAACTTATAAATAAAAATAGATAAAAAAATAAATCAATAAATGATGCACTTTTTTTGTAAAAAAAAATAAAAATGAAAATAATTAACAAAAACAATATGATAATACAAGGGGAAATATTTAGTGAAAGAATAAATAAAAAAATAGAAAATAAAAAGTAAAATATAAAAAAAATAGATAACCCTTCTCTATATAAAGTTAAAATAAAAGAAAAAAATACGATAGCAGAACCTGGATCTGGTTGTAAAAATATTAAAAAAATAGGGATTATCAATATAATAGATGTATATAATAATATTTTTTTATTATTTATATTATTATGACTCATAAAATGTGCGATCATCAAAGATGTTGATATTTTTGATAATTCGGAAGGTTGAAAACTAATAAAACCAAAAACATACCAAGATTTTGATCCATTCACATTTTTACCAAAAAAAAATACACCTATTAAAAGAAGTAACGTTAATAAAAAGAAAAAAGGAGTAAAATATTTGTAGTGAATTGGTTTAAACGAAAAAACAATAAATATAAAAATAAAACTTAATAAAATCCATATGAATTGTTTTTCTGCTTTTTCAGGAGAAACAGAATACAAATTCATACATCCAAAAAAAATCATAAAAATATAAATTATTACAATTAACCAGTCTATATTTCTTAATAATATTTTATTTCTTTTTATCAATAGAATTTTTTGTATAATAATTAGTTAATTTTTTCATTTTTGCTATAGTATCGTATACTTTTTGTAATCCTGAAGTCATAATTTTTTTTTCAAGATTTTTTCTATTCACATTATTTTTTATATATTTTTCTGCAATAAGACTAGCGATTGGACCAGCCCAACGAGATCCAAAACCCCCGTTTTCTATTATAACAGAAATAGCAATTTTAGGGTTTTCTACTGGAGCAAATAATATAAAAATAGAATGATCAGGTAAGGAAACTATTTTATTATTTTTAATTTTAATAAAATTTTGAGCTGTTCCTGTTTTTCCAGCCATTCTAATCTCAGATGATTTAAAACTTTTTCCTGTTCCAATTATAAAAACTTTTTCCATTCCATTAATAATAAAATCAAAATATTTACTTTTTACTTTAGTAAATTTAGCTTTAGTATAATTTGGATTGGATATAGGTTGATGATTTATACGTTTTACAATATGTGGAGTATAGAAAAATCCTTTGTTTGCTATAGCACAAACCATATTAGCTAATTGTATAGGAGTTACATTAATCTCACCTTGACCAATACTATTGGAAATAATAGTAATAGCATTCCATTTTGTTGTACCATATTTTTTATTATAATAATCTCCAGAAGGAATAACTCCTTTTTCTCCAGTAGCTAAATCATTATACAAATAATTTCCAAAACCAAAACTTTTGATAATATCACTCCATTCATTAACTCCTTTTGTCAAATTTTTAGGATATTTTTCAATAACACGTTTATAAACTTGTGCAAAATAATTATTACAAGAAACAGCAACAGCCGTTTCTATACCTATAGGAAATCCATGAAGACCAGAATGGCAATGAATTCTTTTTTTTCCATATTTAAACCCCTTGTAACATATAAAAGTAGTATTAGTGTCTACTACTCCCATTTGAAGTCCTGCTAATTCTGTTAGTAATTTAAATGGAGAAGCTGGAGGATAACGAGCTTGTGTAGTTCTATCAAATAAAGGATTATCTATCGTATTTTTCATTAATTTTTTAAATTCTTTAGATCTATTTATTCCTACAAATAGATTAGGATTATTAATAGGACTGGATACTAAAGATAAAATCTCTCCATTTTTAGGATTTATAACAACTATTCCTCCTTTTTTTTGATACATGAGCTGTTCTGCGTAATTTTGTAAATTCCAGTCGATCGTTAAAGAAATGTCATTTCCACTGATAGCTTTTATATTATTTTTTTTATTATTATAAGTACCTGTTATACATCCTTTTCTATTTCTTAACCAATATTTTACTCCTTTTTTTCCTCTCAATATTTTTTCATAAGATTTTTCTACTCCAGCCCAACCTATAAAATCTCCCATTTGATAATAATTAGATTCTTTTTTAATATCTTTTTGGGTAACTTCTCCTATATAACCTAAAACATTAGCAGAACTTTCAACTTTATAATCTCTCAGAGAGCGTTTAGTCCAATCAAATCCTTTAAACTTATAAAGTTTTTCTTGTATAGGAGCGAATTTTTCCTTTGATATAAAAGGAAGAAAAACTGATGGTAAATATTTAGAAAAAGCTTTTGCTTTTTCTAAATTTTTAAAAAAAGTATTTTTTTTAATTCCTACAAGATTACAAAATTCTATAATATTAAAATGTTCATCAATAAGAATTGGAATAATTATTAATTCATAAATAGATTTATTAAAAACTAATAAATTTTCATTTCTATCAAAAATAGATCCTCTTTCAGGAATAATTATTTCTTGTTTAATAGAAGTATTAAAAGCGTTAAGAATATACTTATCCGTATATATTTGTATATAAAATAATCTTATTATAAAAATCAGACCTATAAAACTTAACAAAATGTAAAATTTATATAATTTTTTCAATGTTTAATTTTTATTAAATTTTCTGAAAAAAAAATATATAATACATAAAATAGTTGTAAAACTACTGCTAAATATTGTTTTTAATAAAAAAATTATACTAAAAGTAGTTCCCTTCAATATTTCTAATATTAATAAAGAAAAATGATGTGTAAAAACCAATGAAAATATATAAAATGTTTTTCTAATAAAAGGTAATTCGTAAATTGAAAAATCATTTCTATTTATGAAATTTTTTCCATCAAAAAATTGTAAAAAATTCGTTCTTAAAAAAGCAGATAAAGTAGCAGAAAAAGCATGAATACCTCCTGTATTTAGACAATGATCGATAATATAACCAATAAAAAAAGATAAAAATAAAAACAAAAATTTATTACCATTATATGGATATACTAATATAAAAAGTATATATATATAAGAATAACATCTTAAAATTAAAAATAAAGGATTAAATATTGATATTTGAATCAAACAAAGAAAAATAATATAAAATACAGAAACAAAAAAACTTTTGATCAAATTCATTATTTATTTTCAACTTTATAAAGTTGAACATCATTCCATTCTTTTTTGAATAAATTTTTTACAACATAAGCGTTTTCTATAGTAGAAAAATTAGCCATTAATTTTACTTTTATGATATAATTAGCATGTTCCTCATCAAATTTATAAGAAGAGACTTTTCCAATTAGAATTCCTTCAGGAAAAGTAGCCGATTTCCCATCTGTTTCCACTATATCTCCTTTATGTATAGTGGAATGTCTAGGTATATCATACAAAACGACATATTCATGATCCAATCCATCCCAACTTAGAGTTCCGAAATATTTATTTTTTTTTAATCTAGCATTTACTTTAATTTTAGGATTTAAAATAGAAATGGCTATGCTAAAATGTGGAGAAGTTTTAATAATAATTCCTGCAATTCCATCGGATAATATAATTCCCATATCAGGTCTAATTCCGTCTATACTTCCTTTATTTATAGTTAAATAATTTTCTTGTTCATAAATGCTATTATTTATAATTTGTACCGGAGTAAAAGTGTACTGTTGTAAATAGTTTACATCTTCTTCTTTAAAATCTTTATAAATTTTTTTTATTTTAGAAGAAATGAGTGCATTACGTAGTTTATTATTCTCATTTAAAAGTTTTTTATTTTCAATTTCTAATAAAAAATAACTACGAAATTTATAAATAGTTTCATAAATTTTTCCAATCATAAAATTGGAAGATCCTGCATAAATATATTGGTTAAATTTTGAATTGGAAAAAGAAAGAAAAATAGCGATATATTCTAATAAAATAAAGAAAATAAAAAAACGCCATTTTAAAAAAAAATTAAGAAACTCACGCATAAATTATTTCCCCTTTTCCCTATTTCATTAAAAATGTAAATTTTTCAATATTTTTCAATGCTACTCCAGTTCCTTTAACCACAGCTCTCAAAGGGTCTTCTACTAAAGAAACGGAAAGTCCTGTTTTTTTCGATATTCTTTTATCTAATCCTCTTAAAAGAGCTCCTCCTCCAGCCATATATATTCCTGTTTTATAAATATCTGCTGCAAGTTCTGGTGGAGTTTTAGAAAGGGTTTCCATCACGGCATCTTCAATTCTTAAAATAGATTTATCAAGAGCTGGAATGGTTTCTTTATAAGAAAAATTCATTTCTTTTGGTTTTCCTGTAGATATATCTCTACCTTGTATATGAATATTATCAGGAGGGATATCAAGGGCTTCTATAGCAGATCCTATATCTATTTTTATTTTTTCTGCAGTTCTTTCTCCAATATAAAAATTGTATTTAGATCTAAGGAAATAAGCTA of the Blattabacterium cuenoti genome contains:
- the aspS gene encoding aspartate--tRNA ligase; this encodes MYRTHNCGELCKKDIGKEVILSGWIQKIRNLGSLFFIDIRDYFGITQLIFPKERVNISLGKEFLIKVIGKVVERLSKNYNIYTGEIEILVSHLEILNYSSPIPFSIENKTDGNEEIRMRYRYLDLRRNPIKNNLILRHDIALETRNFLSKNGFLEIETPILINETPEGARSFVVPSRTHVGKFYALSQSPQLFKQLLMIGGIDKYFQIVKCFRDEDARSDRQIEFTQIDCEMSFVEVNDVLIFFEHFVKHLFKKMKNIQLDPFPCISYYDAIKMYGTDSPDIRFDMSFIELNDLVQKKNINFLKEQELVIGIKVTKCNNIHDKINFFLKKIKNKNFLWIQYLLDKTFLYSKQNFMNKEFLKILVKRFQAKPGDLLFISFGKKRKTREILGKIRLEIAHYLNLINYKIFKPLWIIDLPLFEWEEKFKRYKAVHHPFTSPKEEDIHLLEKSPEHIRSKSYDLIINGIEIGGGSIRIHNKNIQNIIFKHLGLSTKEIESKFGFFIKAFEYGTPPHGGIAFGLDRFMNLLEGNDNIKNFIAFPKNNYGQDMMINAPSFLKDEKLKELHLR
- the infB gene encoding translation initiation factor IF-2, with the protein product MTDKIRLKTVLTKFNISLQRVINFLQKKGIEIEHNPNTKIEEKVYKFLVREFQTYKEIRDASEKVVLQKRMEKEKIKEELLKSKHIHAPQIIRARSENFIKFKKIGKINIVDKKYDTEEKKNNKEKKIETKFINNKPEHIDTIYQKLDGVMLTGDRIDLSQFEKKRTKQENNIKKKRKRIKKEIFIDEMKNLSVRKKQEKDKEKKHFSSSSSEKKIEKTKNKKNFKKLVVTDEQIEKQIKETLEKLSSKGIKSKASKIRKEKRQYKKEKRLIQNEIENEKKEKILKVAEFTTVNELASMMKVNATDVIISCMSLGIMVTMNQRLDAEILTLVADEFGYNVEFVGLDLEEAVQDDKDLEKNLQPRPPIITVMGHVDHGKTSLLDHIRKTNVIAGEAGGITQHIAAYSVACSNKESITFLDTPGHEAFTAMRARGAQITDIAIIVIAADDKVMPQTKEAISHAKAANVPIIFVFNKMDKINANSDKIREQLANLNLLVEEWGGKYTSQEISAKLGTGVDKLLEKVLLVAELLDLKANPNKPAIGTVIEASLDKGRGYITTLLLQGGTLKVGDYVLAGSNHGKVKSILDERGKSISLAGPSKPITILGLNGAPTAGDKFKVFKDEKEAKQLASRREQLQREQNIRAQKHLTLDEIGRRIALGDFKELKIIIKGDVDGSVEAIADALQKLSTNTIMINIIYKGVGQIKESDVLLASASDAIIIGFNVRPNIGAKNIEKKENIEIRTYSIIYDVINDIQEAMDGMLSPEIKEKILGNAEIREIFKIPKTGTVAGCMVIEGKLSRQAKVRLIREGIVIHNGEFTSLKRFKEDVKEVHKGYECGLGIKNYHNLKSGDLVEVYEELETVNKS
- a CDS encoding inorganic diphosphatase; amino-acid sequence: MKINFDAFIEIPKGSRNKYEFDKKNNRMRLDRVLYSPMSYPTDYGFIPKTLSMDGDPLDVLVFLTEPTIPGCLIKVKPIGIFFMIDEKGEDEKIICVPIADPNYNTINSIDEIALHTKKEIEHFFSVYKDLENKKVKIGNWKNQKEAIFVYKQSCLRYKNNLTQM
- a CDS encoding dihydrolipoamide acetyltransferase family protein, which codes for MSEYNLTLPAMGESIAEATIIRWLKEEGDFIKKEELLVEIATDKVDSEISSPVNGILKKKLFFPNEIAKVGSSIAILETEEKLKIFPIEEKNISIEKKEENNKRFYSPLVRNIANIEGINYYELDSIEGTGERGRVTKKDILKYIHIKKNKIVIPKYDNIFLSCNKNKNKKNEEVVEKMDRIRKLTAEHMMISKNISAHVTSFVEADVTNIIKWREKMKDSFQKKTGEKLTLMSVFVECVVKAIKDLPMINISVNGTNIIKKKNIHIGLATALPNGNLIVPVIKHADSYNLVGLIKIINDLIKRAKSNKLKPEETQGGTYTISNIGSFGNLFGTPIIHQPQVAIMAIGLIQKKLSIIETQNGDLIGIRHKIYLSHSYDHRVIDGVLGGGFAKKVALYLEEFNCYTKI